The following are from one region of the Sphingomonas oryzagri genome:
- a CDS encoding MBL fold metallo-hydrolase gives MRIRLLGSGTSSGVPRIGNDWGQCDPREPKNRRRRASLIVETDEVRILVDTSPDLREQLLDAQASRFDAVIWTHDHADHTHGIDDLRQIVILNRAAVEGYARPHTLKSMQERFYYAFEGKDGYPPTVRANELPDDFRIGDLRIRVVDQPHGAIESAGLRFDWNGYSAAYATDFNALTDDMATLYKGVDLWILDALRRKPHPTHPSLDKALGWIQRLKPDLAVLMHMDNSMDYRTLEAELPDGVVPGYDGMELDFS, from the coding sequence ATGAGGATCCGGCTGCTGGGTTCTGGCACCTCGTCCGGTGTGCCGCGTATCGGCAACGATTGGGGCCAGTGCGACCCCAGGGAGCCGAAGAATCGCCGCCGCCGCGCCTCTCTGATCGTCGAGACCGACGAGGTGCGTATCCTCGTAGACACCTCGCCCGATCTGCGCGAGCAGCTGCTCGACGCGCAGGCCAGCCGCTTCGATGCGGTGATCTGGACGCACGATCATGCCGACCACACCCACGGCATCGACGACCTTCGCCAGATCGTGATCCTCAATCGCGCGGCGGTGGAGGGCTATGCGCGGCCCCATACGCTGAAGTCGATGCAGGAGCGCTTCTACTATGCCTTCGAGGGCAAGGACGGCTATCCGCCGACGGTCCGCGCCAACGAGCTGCCCGACGATTTCCGCATCGGTGATCTGCGCATCCGGGTGGTCGACCAGCCGCACGGCGCGATCGAATCGGCAGGGCTGCGCTTCGACTGGAACGGCTATTCGGCGGCCTATGCCACCGATTTCAACGCGCTGACCGATGATATGGCGACGCTCTACAAGGGCGTTGACCTGTGGATCCTCGACGCGCTGCGCCGCAAGCCGCATCCGACGCATCCCAGCCTGGACAAGGCGCTCGGCTGGATCCAGCGGCTCAAGCCCGATCTCGCAGTGCTGATGCACATGGACAACAGCATGGATTATCGTACGCTCGAGGCGGAACTGCCCGACGGGGTAGTGCCGGGTTATGACGGCATGGAACTCGATTTCTCCTGA